A single Thermodesulfobacteriota bacterium DNA region contains:
- a CDS encoding DNA polymerase III subunit delta', translating to MFNNKIIGHDFQKNILLRAARDNMVSHSYIFSGQDGIGKKLIALEFAKLINCTSDNEIQADAPRTNLCECGPCSKVEKGIHPDVIYVEYEGVKSIKVEQIREGVEEKLYLKSFEGKYKVVIVDEAHRMSSGAQNAFLKTLEEPPPNSVIILITSSPDKLLPTIRSRCQLVRFNSLPQERIFQILEERSDLATEQALISSKLSKGSLGKALNMDSDLLEWRKELVQFLINLKPNSAMRIIGLAEYMPLGSSAEDMEKLEQTFEFISLWLRDLMLIKTGSEESLITNIDLIQESAEIAQSLELRIISERMSAVERTWNDIYNLNANKQLSFENLFIKLAS from the coding sequence ATGTTTAATAACAAAATTATTGGCCACGATTTTCAAAAAAATATACTTCTCAGAGCTGCCCGGGATAATATGGTCTCACATTCTTATATATTCTCCGGTCAGGATGGCATTGGTAAAAAACTGATAGCACTTGAATTTGCAAAGCTGATCAACTGCACTTCAGATAATGAAATTCAAGCCGATGCTCCCAGGACAAACTTATGTGAATGCGGACCATGCAGCAAAGTAGAAAAAGGAATTCATCCGGATGTTATTTATGTTGAGTATGAAGGAGTTAAGAGTATAAAAGTCGAGCAGATCAGAGAAGGAGTTGAGGAGAAGCTATACCTTAAATCCTTTGAGGGTAAGTATAAAGTTGTAATAGTTGATGAGGCACACAGAATGAGCAGCGGGGCCCAAAATGCTTTTTTAAAAACACTAGAAGAGCCTCCCCCTAATTCGGTTATAATTCTAATAACATCGTCTCCGGACAAGCTGCTTCCAACAATACGCTCTAGATGTCAGCTCGTTAGGTTTAATTCACTGCCCCAAGAGCGTATTTTTCAGATACTTGAAGAACGTAGTGATTTAGCCACAGAGCAAGCGCTTATTAGCTCTAAACTTTCTAAAGGCAGCCTCGGAAAGGCCCTTAATATGGACTCTGATTTGTTAGAATGGCGAAAGGAGCTTGTTCAGTTTCTAATAAATCTTAAGCCTAATTCCGCAATGAGAATAATTGGTTTAGCTGAATACATGCCGCTTGGCTCTAGTGCTGAGGATATGGAAAAATTAGAGCAGACATTCGAATTTATATCACTTTGGCTCAGGGATCTTATGTTAATTAAAACTGGTTCGGAGGAAAGTCTTATCACAAACATAGATTTGATACAAGAAAGCGCTGAGATAGCTCAAAGCTTAGAGCTCAGGATTATATCAGAGAGAATGAGCGCGGTTGAGAGAACTTGGAATGATATATACAACCTTAATGCAAACAAACAGCTTTCGTTTGAAAATCTTTTTATTAAACTCGCAAGTTAG
- the tmk gene encoding dTMP kinase, which produces MFITFEGIEGSGKSTQAKLLAEHLTQIGHKVTLTREPGWGELGELIRQVILDNRDLELDAFSELCLFCADRAQHVRDFIRPKLISGEIVICDRYFDSTVVYQGYGRKLDKRLVSRIATASTLDLIPDITFLLNLPVIKGLSRLETRGDTTKMDEEPVEFHEMIRQGYMLIAKREPNRIKKINGDRQMLDIHAEIRNTLAEIIT; this is translated from the coding sequence ATGTTCATAACTTTTGAAGGCATTGAAGGTAGCGGAAAGAGTACTCAAGCTAAGCTACTAGCAGAGCATCTGACTCAGATCGGGCACAAAGTTACACTAACTAGAGAACCCGGGTGGGGAGAACTCGGAGAACTAATTAGGCAAGTTATATTAGATAATAGGGATTTGGAGCTTGACGCGTTTTCTGAACTATGTCTTTTTTGCGCAGACAGAGCACAGCATGTAAGAGACTTCATCAGACCTAAATTAATTTCAGGCGAGATTGTAATATGTGACCGCTATTTTGATTCAACTGTTGTATACCAAGGATACGGCAGAAAACTGGATAAGAGGCTTGTAAGTAGGATTGCAACAGCTTCAACGCTTGATCTAATCCCTGACATTACCTTCTTGTTAAATCTGCCTGTTATTAAAGGCCTATCTAGGCTAGAAACTAGAGGCGATACCACAAAGATGGACGAGGAACCAGTCGAATTTCATGAAATGATCAGACAGGGCTATATGCTAATAGCTAAGCGCGAGCCTAATAGGATCAAGAAGATTAATGGGGACAGGCAGATGTTAGATATACACGCTGAAATCAGAAACACCCTTGCGGAGATAATCACTTAA